From a region of the Panthera uncia isolate 11264 chromosome B1, Puncia_PCG_1.0, whole genome shotgun sequence genome:
- the CXCL11 gene encoding C-X-C motif chemokine 11 → MSVKGMVIVLAVIFCATIVQGFPMFKGGRCLCIGPGVKGVKVADIEKATIIYPSNNCNKIEVIITLKAHKGQRCLNPKSKQANIIIKKIKRMNFLKYQDV, encoded by the exons ATGAGTGTGAAGGGCATGGTTATAGTCTTGGCGGTGATATTCTGTGCTACAATTGTTCAAG GTTTCCCCATGTTCAAAGGGGGACGCTGTCTTTGCATAGGCCCTGGAGTAAAAGGAGTGAAAGTGGCAGATATTGAGAAAGCCACCATAATTTACCCAAGTAACAACTGTAACAAAATAGAAGTGAT TATCACCTTGAAAGCACATAAAGGACAAAGATGCCTAAATCCCAAATCGAAGCAAGCAAACATTATAATCAAG aaaattaaaagaatgaattttttaaaatatcaagatgTATGA